Proteins encoded by one window of Mycolicibacterium sp. ND9-15:
- a CDS encoding pyridoxamine 5'-phosphate oxidase family protein, which yields MIIKDNGFDEIDRAVRRRTFGTLSTMDRRGAPHATAVIYAVSPPDQPLTLFVTTRSTTAKVHHIREHPEVAFVIPVPHRLPVFPPSAVQFQGLATILEANDTAAIGAFQKSWFHRRILAAEQRIVSQGGQMCFIAIQPNKTIFSYGIGLSALDILRQPRQAAGRTQLPAGR from the coding sequence GTGATCATCAAAGACAACGGCTTCGACGAAATCGACCGGGCCGTCCGACGACGCACCTTCGGCACGTTGTCGACAATGGACCGACGGGGAGCGCCTCACGCCACCGCCGTGATCTACGCCGTGTCACCGCCCGATCAGCCGTTGACGCTCTTCGTCACCACTAGAAGCACCACAGCCAAAGTGCACCACATCCGCGAGCATCCAGAAGTGGCGTTCGTCATCCCGGTGCCTCACCGGTTACCGGTGTTCCCACCGAGCGCCGTCCAATTTCAGGGTTTAGCAACGATATTGGAGGCTAACGACACCGCTGCAATCGGCGCCTTTCAAAAATCATGGTTCCATCGTCGGATCCTTGCTGCAGAACAGCGCATAGTCAGCCAGGGCGGTCAAATGTGTTTCATCGCGATCCAGCCGAACAAAACGATATTCAGTTACGGCATTGGGCTGTCAGCCCTCGACATACTGCGACAACCGCGCCAAGCGGCCGGACGGACACAGCTACCCGCAGGTCGATAG
- a CDS encoding methyltransferase family protein, producing the protein MSLGDSWRISLDQSERTGLVTNGAYRVVRNPNFAAFLVAFLGLALMVPNPVALAGHRDHRDRNPGAGAPGRGAPPTPCPGAAYTDYASRVGVSCPGSAAYNPNVRTGVDHVALSRNRESGTPLGHSRIRPRSAPCTPHHTPREAKEVTRDDRQAIALPLR; encoded by the coding sequence ATGTCCCTCGGCGATTCATGGCGGATCAGCCTCGACCAGAGCGAGCGCACGGGCCTGGTCACCAACGGCGCCTACAGGGTGGTGCGCAACCCGAACTTCGCGGCGTTCCTCGTCGCATTCCTCGGCTTGGCGCTGATGGTGCCCAACCCGGTCGCCCTCGCGGGGCATCGTGATCACCGTGATCGGAATCCAGGTGCAGGTGCGCCTGGTCGAGGAGCCCCACCTACGCCGTGTCCAGGCGCGGCCTACACCGACTACGCCTCGCGGGTGGGCGTTTCCTGCCCGGGATCGGCCGCCTACAACCCGAACGTGCGCACCGGAGTTGACCATGTGGCACTCAGCCGCAACCGGGAATCCGGAACACCGTTGGGGCACAGCCGGATTCGTCCGCGTTCAGCCCCCTGCACACCACACCACACACCACGAGAAGCCAAGGAGGTGACCCGAGATGATCGACAAGCCATTGCCCTGCCGCTGCGATGA
- a CDS encoding metal-sensitive transcriptional regulator, whose product MDTTAPGYLQSKDGYLQRLRRIEGQVRGVARMIEEDAYCVDILTQISAATKALQSVALMLLDEHLNHCVSHAVQEGGDAAQQRLTDASAAIARLVRS is encoded by the coding sequence GTGGACACGACGGCGCCCGGTTACCTGCAGTCCAAAGACGGCTATTTGCAGCGGTTGCGCCGCATAGAGGGTCAGGTGCGCGGTGTGGCGAGGATGATCGAGGAAGACGCCTACTGCGTTGACATACTCACCCAGATCTCGGCTGCCACCAAGGCGCTGCAATCGGTGGCGTTGATGCTGCTCGACGAACATCTGAACCACTGCGTCAGCCACGCCGTCCAGGAAGGCGGCGATGCGGCCCAGCAGCGGCTCACCGACGCTTCCGCGGCCATCGCCCGTCTCGTGCGCTCATGA
- a CDS encoding SHOCT domain-containing protein produces the protein MMIWYGDGMGWWGYAAMGIGMVLFWALLVGGIVLLIKLAAGDATQPIRRPLSAEQLLAARFAGGEITEAEYHDRLQVLRGAPRTTP, from the coding sequence GTGATGATTTGGTACGGCGACGGCATGGGATGGTGGGGATACGCCGCCATGGGCATCGGAATGGTGTTGTTCTGGGCGTTGTTGGTCGGCGGGATCGTACTACTGATCAAACTCGCCGCCGGCGACGCGACCCAGCCAATCCGACGTCCACTCTCCGCCGAACAACTTCTTGCCGCACGATTCGCCGGCGGCGAGATCACTGAAGCGGAGTACCACGACCGCCTGCAGGTTCTGCGGGGTGCCCCTCGAACAACACCATAG
- a CDS encoding heavy metal translocating P-type ATPase, which translates to MTEACGCGHDQPRPGEGDEVEGEPERLWQVVELRAAAVAGVLLLAGYLVGWTDGPAPVELVLYAAALAVAAFTFVPSTLHRLVRGQIGVGTLMTIAAVGAVILGEVGEAAMLAFLFSISEGLEEYALARTRRGLRALLSLVPVQATIVREGAEIVVAPTELAVGDRMLVKPGERIATDGIIAEGHSALDVSAITGESMPIEAGPGDEVFAGSINGTGVLAIEVTTTAADNSLARIVRIVEAEQARKGASQRLADRIAKPLVPAIMITAAVIAVVGSVFGDPTTWIERALVVLVAASPCALAISVPVTVVAAIGAASKLGVLVKGGAALEALGAIRAVALDKTGTLTANRPAVIDIATTNGATRDQVLDMAAALEGRSEHPLAAAILAAAGQVAPASGVQAVPGAGLIGHRDGHALRLGRPGWINPASLSAQVEQMQQAGATAVLVEDDDQLIGAIAVRDELRPEARQVVEQLRRDGYQVVVLTGDNHATAAALAQEVGIDVVHAELRPEDKAALITKLRAQYPTAMVGDGVNDAPALATADLGIAMGAMGTDVAIETADIALMGEDLRHLTHAFTHARRARRIMWQNIGLSLALITALIPLALSGVLGLAAVVLVHELAEVIVIANGVRAGRTTAIQIPTGSHRKVLTPTALG; encoded by the coding sequence ATGACTGAGGCCTGCGGCTGCGGCCACGACCAACCCCGCCCCGGCGAGGGCGACGAGGTCGAGGGCGAACCCGAACGGCTGTGGCAGGTCGTCGAGCTGCGCGCCGCCGCGGTGGCCGGGGTGCTGCTGCTGGCCGGCTACCTGGTTGGCTGGACCGACGGGCCCGCGCCGGTGGAACTGGTGTTATATGCGGCGGCGCTGGCGGTGGCGGCGTTCACGTTCGTCCCCTCGACGCTGCACCGGCTGGTGCGCGGCCAGATCGGGGTGGGCACGCTGATGACCATCGCCGCGGTCGGTGCGGTGATTCTCGGCGAGGTCGGCGAGGCTGCCATGCTGGCGTTCCTGTTCTCCATCAGCGAGGGCCTGGAGGAATACGCGCTGGCGCGCACCCGCCGCGGCCTGCGCGCGCTGCTGTCACTGGTACCCGTCCAGGCCACCATCGTGCGCGAGGGCGCCGAAATCGTCGTCGCCCCAACCGAACTGGCGGTCGGCGACCGGATGCTGGTCAAACCCGGTGAGCGGATCGCCACCGACGGGATCATCGCCGAGGGGCACAGCGCGCTGGACGTGTCGGCGATCACCGGCGAGTCGATGCCCATCGAGGCCGGACCCGGCGACGAGGTGTTCGCCGGGTCGATCAACGGCACCGGCGTACTGGCCATCGAGGTCACCACCACCGCCGCCGACAACTCGCTGGCGAGGATCGTGCGGATCGTGGAGGCCGAGCAAGCCCGCAAGGGCGCCTCTCAGCGGCTGGCCGACCGCATCGCCAAACCCCTGGTACCCGCCATCATGATCACCGCCGCGGTCATCGCCGTGGTGGGCAGCGTGTTCGGTGACCCGACGACCTGGATCGAGCGGGCCCTGGTGGTGCTGGTGGCGGCCTCACCGTGTGCGCTGGCGATCTCGGTGCCGGTGACCGTGGTCGCCGCGATCGGCGCGGCCAGCAAGCTCGGTGTGCTCGTCAAGGGCGGCGCCGCCCTGGAGGCGCTCGGCGCAATCCGAGCGGTGGCGTTGGACAAGACCGGCACGCTGACCGCGAACCGGCCCGCCGTCATCGACATCGCCACCACCAACGGCGCCACCCGCGACCAGGTGCTCGACATGGCGGCCGCGCTGGAGGGCCGCAGCGAACATCCCCTCGCAGCGGCCATCCTGGCCGCCGCCGGTCAGGTCGCCCCCGCCAGCGGGGTGCAGGCGGTGCCCGGCGCCGGGCTGATCGGCCACCGCGACGGACACGCTCTTCGGCTGGGCCGGCCGGGCTGGATCAACCCCGCATCGCTGTCCGCGCAGGTGGAGCAGATGCAGCAGGCCGGCGCGACCGCGGTGCTGGTCGAAGACGACGACCAGCTCATCGGCGCCATCGCGGTGCGTGACGAACTGCGCCCCGAAGCCCGCCAGGTCGTCGAGCAGCTGCGTCGTGATGGCTACCAGGTGGTGGTGCTCACCGGCGACAACCACGCCACCGCCGCCGCACTGGCCCAGGAGGTCGGCATCGACGTGGTGCATGCCGAACTGCGTCCCGAGGACAAGGCCGCGCTGATCACAAAGCTGCGTGCCCAATACCCAACGGCGATGGTCGGCGACGGCGTCAACGACGCACCCGCGCTGGCCACCGCCGACTTGGGCATCGCGATGGGAGCGATGGGCACCGATGTGGCCATCGAGACCGCCGACATCGCGCTCATGGGTGAAGACCTGCGCCACCTCACCCACGCGTTCACCCATGCCCGCCGGGCCCGACGCATCATGTGGCAGAACATCGGCCTGTCGCTCGCTTTGATCACCGCGCTGATCCCGCTGGCACTGTCCGGGGTGCTCGGCCTGGCCGCCGTCGTGCTGGTGCACGAACTGGCCGAGGTCATCGTCATCGCCAACGGTGTGCGCGCCGGACGCACCACTGCGATCCAGATCCCCACCGGCAGCCACCGGAAGGTGTTGACCCCCACCGCCCTCGGGTGA
- a CDS encoding ArsR/SmtB family transcription factor, whose product MKSGEPVTAEPVSLDAATALFHSLSDATRLAILRRLALGEARVVDLTTELGLAQSTVSAHLACLRDCGLVDYRPQGRASVYRLTCVELLDLFMAAETVLEATGSAVALCPNYGHPTAGEAAR is encoded by the coding sequence ATGAAAAGCGGTGAGCCGGTGACGGCGGAGCCGGTGTCGTTGGATGCGGCGACGGCGTTGTTTCACAGCCTGTCGGATGCGACCCGGTTGGCGATCCTGCGTCGGCTGGCGCTCGGGGAGGCGCGGGTGGTGGATCTGACCACCGAGTTGGGGTTGGCCCAGTCCACGGTGTCGGCGCATCTGGCGTGTCTGCGCGACTGCGGGCTGGTCGACTACCGGCCCCAAGGCCGGGCGTCGGTGTATCGGCTCACCTGCGTCGAGCTGCTGGACTTGTTTATGGCGGCTGAGACGGTGCTGGAGGCCACCGGCAGCGCGGTCGCGCTGTGCCCGAACTACGGGCACCCCACGGCTGGGGAGGCGGCCCGATGA
- a CDS encoding heavy-metal-associated domain-containing protein, producing MSTTTASYPVTGMTCGHCVGAVTDELTALPGVTGVSVELVPAGTSTVTITSDTPLDTDEVHAALHEAGDYHLATS from the coding sequence ATGAGTACCACCACCGCCAGCTACCCCGTCACCGGGATGACCTGCGGTCACTGCGTCGGCGCGGTCACCGACGAACTCACCGCATTGCCCGGCGTCACCGGTGTGAGCGTGGAGCTGGTGCCCGCAGGCACCTCGACAGTCACCATCACCAGCGACACCCCGCTCGACACCGATGAGGTGCACGCCGCGCTGCACGAGGCCGGCGACTACCACCTGGCCACTTCCTAA
- a CDS encoding adenylate/guanylate cyclase domain-containing protein: MLRADTPEPMVATVLDLADRAADEDRFLALRAGIHHGSAVHRIGDYFGHAVNLAARVTALASAGQAVVTK, translated from the coding sequence ATGCTGCGAGCGGACACGCCGGAGCCGATGGTCGCGACCGTTCTCGACCTCGCCGACCGTGCGGCCGATGAAGACCGATTCCTCGCGCTGCGCGCCGGCATCCACCACGGCAGCGCCGTGCACCGCATCGGCGACTACTTCGGCCACGCCGTCAACCTGGCCGCCCGCGTCACCGCGCTCGCCAGCGCGGGGCAAGCCGTGGTGACCAAATAG
- a CDS encoding rhodanese-like domain-containing protein produces MVDPDEFSAVIAEPDRVTANVHVPFEGDIAGTDLSIPFDQIAAQAGRLPADRSTRLAIYCRSGPMSAIAAETLRDLGYTDVVELRGGMRAWQTDGRPLIGV; encoded by the coding sequence TTGGTCGATCCCGACGAATTCTCCGCAGTGATCGCCGAACCTGATCGGGTGACGGCAAATGTTCATGTGCCGTTCGAAGGCGATATCGCTGGCACGGACTTGTCGATTCCTTTCGATCAGATCGCGGCGCAGGCTGGTCGACTCCCAGCCGATCGCTCTACCCGGTTGGCCATCTACTGCCGGTCTGGACCGATGAGTGCAATCGCGGCTGAGACGCTCCGCGATCTCGGCTACACCGATGTTGTCGAACTTCGCGGCGGCATGCGCGCCTGGCAGACCGACGGCCGCCCGCTGATTGGTGTTTGA
- a CDS encoding general stress protein produces MDTSSDQPFTGTTSGATASSEYRVIASYRDYAQAQRAVDFMSDSEFPVENLRILGHDVTTVEAVIGRLTKGRAALTGASSGAWWGLLIGLLLGMFAVGTAWFGVMVAGLLIGTVWGAIFGFVEHWATGGRRDFTSMSTLAAERYDVVCTPAFAEQAAQLLATMRG; encoded by the coding sequence ATGGACACATCTTCCGATCAACCATTCACCGGCACGACCAGCGGGGCTACCGCTAGCTCCGAGTACCGGGTGATAGCCAGCTACCGCGACTACGCGCAAGCTCAGCGCGCGGTCGACTTCATGTCCGATTCAGAATTCCCGGTGGAGAACCTCCGAATCCTCGGTCACGATGTGACCACCGTGGAAGCCGTCATCGGCCGCCTGACCAAGGGCCGCGCCGCGCTCACGGGCGCGTCGAGCGGAGCCTGGTGGGGCCTGTTGATTGGGCTGCTGTTGGGGATGTTTGCCGTTGGCACCGCCTGGTTCGGCGTTATGGTGGCTGGCTTGCTCATCGGCACCGTCTGGGGGGCGATTTTCGGGTTCGTCGAGCACTGGGCGACCGGTGGCCGGCGAGATTTCACGTCGATGTCGACGCTGGCCGCTGAGCGTTACGACGTGGTGTGCACGCCGGCGTTCGCCGAGCAGGCCGCTCAGCTGCTGGCCACCATGCGAGGCTGA
- a CDS encoding class I SAM-dependent methyltransferase, with protein MNRAETALVTSPPRRWLQSCYEVPVLLRFGGRLLPGSRALEIGCGSGYGSQLIVERFGAATVDAVDLDPVMIGRAGRRLARYGDRVRLAQGSATDLRTALDAADGSYDAVFDFGIVHHIPHWRTALAEVTRVLRPGGRFYFEEVTAHALARPTYQRLFDHPTEDRFAAEQFLDELTGRDLVVLGSITRIHGDYLLGVAAKPVPAGGEA; from the coding sequence ATGAACCGGGCCGAGACCGCGCTGGTGACCTCGCCGCCGCGGCGGTGGCTGCAATCCTGCTATGAGGTGCCGGTGCTGCTGCGGTTCGGCGGCCGGCTGCTCCCGGGATCGCGGGCGCTGGAGATCGGCTGCGGCTCCGGATACGGCTCGCAGCTGATCGTGGAGCGATTCGGTGCCGCCACGGTCGACGCCGTGGACCTCGACCCGGTGATGATCGGCCGGGCCGGGCGGCGCCTGGCCCGCTACGGCGATCGGGTTCGGCTGGCCCAAGGCAGTGCCACCGACCTGCGCACCGCGTTGGATGCCGCAGACGGCAGCTATGACGCGGTGTTTGACTTTGGGATCGTGCACCACATCCCGCACTGGCGCACCGCGCTGGCCGAGGTGACCCGGGTGCTGAGACCGGGAGGCCGGTTCTACTTCGAAGAAGTCACCGCCCACGCCCTGGCCCGGCCCACCTACCAACGGCTGTTCGACCACCCCACCGAAGACCGGTTTGCCGCCGAACAGTTCCTTGACGAACTCACTGGGCGCGATCTGGTGGTGCTCGGATCGATCACCCGCATCCACGGCGATTATCTGCTCGGCGTGGCCGCCAAACCGGTCCCGGCCGGGGGTGAGGCGTGA
- a CDS encoding DUF1326 domain-containing protein — MTTTTAVDWHLRGDWFDVCSCKLPCPCSFAQEPTHGDCLFTLVWHIRDGYFDQVDLAGLNVVSLGEFTGNMWVGDPNAMMKLMFYIDDNADTDQREALKRIFTGKEGGWPAEFASLIADLRDIEYAPITFEAADDLAYWRAEIPTKVDVRVAALTGPTSDPNRRVTTINAPGAEVGPGQVATWGVVERDHAVGFQWSHEYRGGSSKHFPFDWRPDGGDARQQESTTSEGSSCKCHA, encoded by the coding sequence ATGACAACCACAACAGCCGTCGACTGGCATCTGCGCGGCGACTGGTTCGACGTGTGTAGCTGCAAGCTGCCCTGCCCATGCAGCTTTGCTCAAGAGCCCACCCACGGGGACTGCCTGTTCACCCTCGTGTGGCATATCCGCGATGGCTACTTCGATCAGGTGGATCTAGCGGGACTCAACGTCGTCTCCCTCGGCGAGTTCACCGGCAACATGTGGGTCGGTGACCCCAACGCCATGATGAAGCTGATGTTCTATATCGACGACAACGCCGACACCGACCAGCGTGAGGCATTGAAGCGCATCTTCACCGGCAAGGAAGGCGGCTGGCCAGCCGAATTCGCAAGCCTCATTGCCGATTTGCGCGACATCGAGTACGCGCCGATCACCTTCGAGGCCGCCGACGATCTGGCCTACTGGCGCGCCGAGATCCCGACCAAGGTCGATGTGCGGGTCGCCGCGCTGACCGGGCCCACGTCGGATCCGAACCGGCGGGTCACCACAATCAACGCACCGGGCGCTGAGGTTGGCCCCGGTCAGGTCGCCACATGGGGCGTCGTCGAACGCGATCATGCTGTCGGCTTCCAGTGGTCGCACGAGTACCGCGGCGGTTCCAGTAAGCACTTTCCGTTCGATTGGCGACCCGACGGCGGTGACGCACGCCAGCAGGAATCCACGACGAGTGAGGGGTCGTCATGCAAGTGCCATGCCTGA
- a CDS encoding heavy metal translocating P-type ATPase: MTCASCAARIEKKLNKLDGISASVNYATEKAKVTYRGSIDTAQLIAAVAAAGYTAAAPPPSVAAGGEDVETTAAESDEAASLRTRLLISLVLTVPVVVLSMIPPLQFTNWQWLALTLASPVVVWGALPFHQAAWVNARHGGATMDTLISLGVTAAYLWSLWALFLGHAGMPGMRMTFSLFPATGGGADHIYLEVASALTVFILAGRYFEARAKTRSGAALRALMDMGAKDVAVLRGGAETRIPTAQLALGDIFVVRPGEKVATDGVVTEGASAVDASMLTGESVPIEVRPGDRVIGATVNFGGRLLVRATRIGADTQLARMARLVADAQNGKAPVQRLADRVSAIFVPIVIALSLITMGVWLLAGHTAAAFTAAVAVLIIACPCALGLATPTALLVGTGRGAQLGILIKGPQVLESTRRVDTIVLDKTGTVTTGRMSLIAVYPGVGEDAAQVLTLAGALENASQHPIAQAIVASAAANGDALPSVDGFTNHDGLGVSGVVAGHAMLVGRRGCLTEQWSLTAPDILVDAAEQAETLGQTPVWVGWDGAIRGVIVVADTIKSTSAAAVGQFRRLGLRPVLLTGDNRRAAHAVAARVGIDPRDVIAEVLPADKLDAVKDLQAQGRTVAMVGDGVNDAAALVQADLGLAMGTGTDVAIEASDLTLVGGDLRAGADAIRLSRSTLKTIKGNLFWAFAYNIAALPLAALGLLNPLIAGAAMAFSSVFVVSNSLRLRRFASHASHQPSSAVNTEATAPGAPNQAVI; encoded by the coding sequence ATGACCTGCGCTTCGTGTGCCGCCCGGATCGAGAAGAAGCTGAACAAGCTCGACGGGATCAGCGCCAGCGTCAACTACGCCACCGAAAAGGCCAAAGTCACCTATCGCGGATCGATCGACACCGCACAACTGATCGCCGCTGTGGCGGCCGCCGGCTACACCGCCGCCGCACCGCCACCCTCGGTGGCCGCCGGCGGTGAAGACGTCGAAACCACGGCAGCAGAATCCGACGAGGCCGCCTCGTTGCGGACCCGACTGCTGATCTCGCTGGTGTTGACCGTGCCGGTCGTGGTCCTGTCGATGATTCCGCCGCTGCAGTTCACGAACTGGCAATGGCTCGCTCTGACCTTGGCCTCGCCCGTCGTGGTCTGGGGAGCGTTACCGTTTCATCAGGCGGCCTGGGTCAACGCCCGCCACGGCGGGGCCACCATGGACACGCTGATCTCACTGGGTGTCACTGCAGCCTATCTGTGGTCGCTGTGGGCACTGTTCCTGGGACATGCCGGCATGCCCGGCATGCGGATGACGTTCAGCCTGTTCCCGGCCACGGGCGGGGGCGCCGACCACATCTACCTTGAGGTCGCCTCCGCGCTCACCGTGTTCATCTTGGCCGGGCGTTATTTCGAGGCACGCGCGAAGACGCGTTCGGGTGCGGCGCTGCGGGCGCTGATGGACATGGGGGCCAAGGATGTCGCGGTGTTGCGAGGCGGCGCCGAGACCCGGATCCCCACTGCCCAGTTGGCCTTGGGGGATATCTTCGTCGTGCGTCCGGGGGAGAAGGTTGCGACCGACGGTGTTGTCACCGAGGGCGCTTCGGCGGTGGACGCCTCGATGCTCACCGGGGAATCGGTGCCAATCGAGGTGCGACCGGGAGATCGGGTCATCGGGGCGACCGTCAACTTCGGCGGACGACTGTTGGTGCGCGCCACCCGGATCGGCGCCGACACCCAGCTGGCGCGGATGGCGCGACTGGTCGCCGACGCCCAGAACGGAAAGGCCCCTGTGCAGCGCTTGGCTGACCGGGTCTCGGCGATCTTCGTCCCGATCGTCATAGCGTTGTCCCTGATCACCATGGGTGTGTGGCTGCTGGCCGGGCACACGGCGGCGGCGTTTACCGCCGCCGTCGCCGTCCTGATCATCGCCTGCCCGTGCGCCCTGGGGCTGGCCACCCCCACCGCGCTGCTGGTCGGCACCGGCCGAGGCGCCCAGCTCGGTATTTTGATCAAGGGACCGCAGGTCCTCGAGTCGACTCGCCGCGTCGACACCATCGTGCTGGACAAGACCGGCACCGTCACCACCGGCCGGATGAGCCTGATCGCCGTGTACCCGGGTGTCGGCGAGGACGCCGCGCAGGTGCTGACACTTGCCGGGGCCTTGGAGAACGCTTCGCAACACCCGATCGCCCAAGCGATCGTTGCGAGTGCCGCTGCCAACGGTGACGCGCTGCCGTCTGTCGACGGGTTCACCAACCACGACGGATTGGGTGTCAGTGGCGTCGTCGCTGGGCACGCCATGTTGGTCGGGCGCCGCGGCTGCCTCACGGAACAGTGGTCGCTGACCGCCCCCGACATCCTCGTCGACGCCGCGGAGCAAGCCGAAACACTGGGCCAGACCCCGGTCTGGGTGGGCTGGGACGGGGCGATCCGCGGAGTGATTGTCGTCGCCGACACAATAAAGTCCACCTCGGCTGCCGCGGTCGGCCAGTTCCGCCGGCTTGGTTTGCGCCCGGTTCTGTTGACCGGGGACAACCGGCGCGCCGCACACGCGGTGGCCGCGCGGGTCGGCATCGACCCGCGAGATGTGATCGCCGAGGTGCTACCAGCCGACAAGCTCGATGCGGTGAAAGACCTGCAAGCGCAGGGGCGCACTGTCGCCATGGTCGGCGACGGAGTCAACGACGCCGCCGCACTGGTGCAGGCCGATCTGGGCCTAGCCATGGGCACAGGCACCGACGTCGCCATCGAGGCCTCTGACCTGACATTGGTCGGCGGTGATCTTCGCGCCGGCGCAGATGCCATCCGGCTGTCCCGCTCGACGCTCAAGACGATCAAGGGGAATCTGTTCTGGGCGTTCGCCTACAACATCGCCGCCCTGCCGCTGGCCGCACTCGGGTTGCTCAACCCGCTCATCGCCGGCGCCGCAATGGCGTTCAGCTCCGTTTTCGTGGTCAGCAACAGTCTGCGCCTGCGCCGCTTCGCCAGCCACGCCTCCCATCAACCCTCATCCGCAGTGAACACCGAGGCAACAGCACCAGGGGCCCCGAACCAAGCTGTCATTTGA
- a CDS encoding DUF302 domain-containing protein, producing the protein MSIALSTTLHTSFADAVDRTRKALAEQGFGVLTEIDVKATLRAKLGADMEDYLILGACNPPLAHRAITVDRQIGLLLPCNVVVRADPGAEGTVIVEAMNPGLLVEVSGEADLQPVADDVTAKLQAAIDSLAESQAPSAAR; encoded by the coding sequence ATGAGTATTGCGTTGTCGACTACGCTGCACACGTCGTTCGCCGACGCGGTGGATCGCACCCGGAAAGCATTGGCCGAGCAGGGGTTTGGCGTGCTCACTGAAATTGATGTGAAGGCGACATTGAGGGCCAAGCTCGGAGCCGACATGGAGGATTACCTGATCCTTGGTGCCTGCAACCCGCCGCTGGCCCATCGAGCGATCACCGTGGACCGCCAGATCGGCTTGCTGTTGCCCTGCAACGTGGTCGTGCGCGCCGACCCCGGCGCCGAGGGCACCGTGATCGTGGAGGCGATGAACCCGGGGCTGCTGGTCGAGGTGAGCGGCGAAGCCGATCTGCAACCGGTGGCCGACGACGTCACCGCAAAACTTCAGGCTGCCATCGATTCCCTCGCTGAATCGCAGGCACCTTCCGCGGCGCGGTAA
- a CDS encoding DUF305 domain-containing protein, with the protein MKSIHTVVAGVAAVGALFAVGACSNTATEQSGPSTPAASTSMPAGAQAHNNADAMFAQHMIPHHQQAIEMSDIILGKQGIDPRVTDLAKQIKDAQMPEIEQLKGWLSAWGMPTTMPRMDMPGSSNMPGMPSHSMPSASGTPGDGGGAHHGDMPGSSSMPDNSMMPGGSMSPGANSMPGMGMMSQADMDRLKNAQGVEASKLFLTQMIAHHQGAIDMAQNEVENGQYQAAVEMAKSITSSQQKEIDTMKSILSSL; encoded by the coding sequence ATGAAATCGATCCACACAGTGGTGGCGGGGGTGGCCGCCGTGGGTGCACTTTTCGCTGTCGGGGCCTGTAGCAACACCGCCACTGAACAATCGGGGCCTTCGACGCCCGCAGCCTCCACCTCGATGCCCGCCGGGGCTCAAGCACACAACAACGCCGATGCGATGTTCGCCCAGCACATGATTCCGCATCATCAGCAGGCCATCGAGATGAGCGACATAATCCTCGGCAAGCAAGGCATTGACCCGCGGGTCACCGACCTTGCCAAGCAAATCAAGGACGCTCAAATGCCCGAAATCGAACAACTCAAGGGCTGGCTTAGTGCCTGGGGGATGCCCACCACGATGCCCCGGATGGACATGCCTGGCTCCAGCAACATGCCTGGGATGCCAAGTCATTCGATGCCCAGCGCTAGCGGGACGCCCGGTGACGGCGGTGGAGCCCATCACGGTGACATGCCCGGTTCCAGCAGCATGCCCGACAACTCGATGATGCCTGGCGGGTCGATGTCGCCCGGCGCAAACAGCATGCCGGGTATGGGAATGATGTCGCAGGCCGATATGGACCGCCTGAAGAACGCGCAAGGCGTAGAAGCCAGCAAATTGTTTCTCACACAAATGATCGCCCATCACCAGGGCGCGATCGATATGGCGCAGAACGAGGTCGAGAACGGCCAGTACCAGGCGGCGGTGGAGATGGCCAAGTCGATCACTAGCAGCCAGCAGAAGGAGATCGACACGATGAAGTCGATTCTGTCCTCGCTGTAG
- a CDS encoding SHOCT domain-containing protein, giving the protein MMHGGWMWGDGYGWGGWGGWILMALVMIVFWALVITAIVLAVRYFAGGGSAQGRAGGGPTSTGGRAEDVLAERYARGEIDDEEYRRRLTLIREHR; this is encoded by the coding sequence ATGATGCATGGTGGCTGGATGTGGGGCGACGGCTATGGCTGGGGCGGCTGGGGCGGCTGGATCCTGATGGCGCTGGTCATGATCGTGTTTTGGGCGTTGGTGATCACCGCGATCGTGTTGGCTGTGCGCTACTTCGCGGGCGGGGGCTCCGCACAGGGCCGGGCTGGTGGCGGGCCGACCTCAACCGGTGGTCGAGCCGAGGATGTGCTGGCCGAACGCTACGCGCGTGGTGAGATCGACGACGAGGAATACCGGCGGCGTCTGACACTGATACGCGAGCATCGGTGA